In Lates calcarifer isolate ASB-BC8 linkage group LG4, TLL_Latcal_v3, whole genome shotgun sequence, a genomic segment contains:
- the LOC108883651 gene encoding E3 ubiquitin-protein ligase MARCHF2 — MSSPGCCHLPGSLCDYSGNTESDASKDSEESDSTAQAQYIAKVTAKDGRPLSTVVKAVSLQSDVGMCRICHEGAGGETLLSPCDCTGTLGKVHKSCLEKWLSSSNTSYCELCHTEFTIERRPQPLTQWLKDPGPRSEKRTLLCDMACFLLITPLAAISGWLCLRGAQDHLQLKSRLEAVGLIALTIALFTIYILWTLVSFRYHCQLYSEWRRTNQKVRLLMPDMKGAHTTQRSVPTKSTKKMTDETIV, encoded by the exons ATGTCTTCGCCAGGGTGCTGCCACCTACCTGGCTCCCTTTGTGATTACTCTGGGAACACTGAATCTGATGCCTCCAAGGATTCGGAGGAGTCTGATTCTACCGCGCAGGCCCAATACATTGCCAAGGTTACAGCTAAAGATGGCCGCCCACTCTCCACCGTTGTCAAAGCGGTGAGCTTGCAGag TGATGTGGGCATGTGTCGGATTTGTCAtgagggagctggaggagagacgCTGCTGTCGCCCTGCGACTGCACTGGCACACTGGGTAAAGTGCATAAGAGCTGCTTGGAGAAGTGGCTGTCCTCCTCCAACACCAGCTACTGCgaactctgtcacacagagtTCACTATTGAACGGCGACCACAACCACTCACACAG TGGTTGAAGGACCCGGGCCCTCGCAGTGAGAAGCGCACGCTGCTGTGCGACATGGCCTGCTTCCTTCTCATCACCCCCCTGGCGGCCATCTCTGGCTGGCTGTGTCTGAGGGGAGCCCAGGACCACCTGCAGCTGAAGAGCAGGCTGGAGGCTGTTGGCCTCATCGCCCTCACCATCGCCCTCTTCACCATCTACATCCTCTGGACGCTG GTGTCCTTTCGGTATCACTGTCAGTTGTACTCGGAGTGGAGGAGGACCAATCAGAAAGTGCGCCTGCTCATGCCCGACATGAAAGGGGCGCACACCACCCAGCGTTCGGTGCCGACCAAGTCAACCAAGAAAATGACTGATGAGACCATCGTATGA